One Cynocephalus volans isolate mCynVol1 chromosome 7, mCynVol1.pri, whole genome shotgun sequence genomic region harbors:
- the LOC134381732 gene encoding interferon-induced protein with tetratricopeptide repeats 1-like — translation MTDLENRVLEEIEFLDTKYNVGIHNMLAYVKHLKGQNEKALESLKEAEDLIQRDHANQSDMRSLVTWGNYAWVCYHLGRRAGAQTYLDKVESTCERLASPFRYRMECPEMDCEEGWALLKCGGQNYERAKACFEKALEADPENAEFSTGYAIATYRLDGFNAAIKGTEEFSLHPLRQAIRLSPEDAYIKVLLALKLQEVGQEAEGEKYIEEALTKKSSQTYVFRYAAKFYRKKGSLDKALQLLKTALQATPDSVFLHHQIGCCYRQQMIEIKEATQLPRSREDEENADRMMRLAIFHFELAIQKKPTFTIAYMDLANMYTEQGEQQKVEDTYRKALTLHDGNKSLLQEVHYRYGYFLQCHKQSDNEAITYYLKALYIEPQSNARQKILTHGQHRLPTRRDLSHTVKATLTTTECS, via the coding sequence ATGACTGATTTAGAAAACAGGGTCTTGGAAGAGATTGAGTTCCTAGACACCAAGTACAATGTGGGAATACACAACATGCTGGCCTATGTGAAGCACCTGAAAGGCCAGAATGAGAAAGCCTTGGAGAGCTTGAAAGAAGCCGAAGACTTAATCCAGCGAGATCATGCCAACCAATCGGACATGAGAAGTCTGGTGACCTGGGGCAACTATGCCTGGGTGTGCTACCACCTGGGAAGACGGGCAGGAGCCCAGACTTACCTGGATAAGGTGGAGAGCACTTGCGAGAGGTTGGCAAGTCCCTTCCGCTATAGAATGGAGTGTCCTGAGATGGACTGTGAGGAAGGATGGGCCTTGCTGAAGTGTGGAGGACAGAATTATGAACGGGCCAAGGCCTGCTTTGAAAAAGCTCTGGAAGCAGACCCTGAAAACGCTGAATTCAGCACCGGGTATGCAATTGCCACCTATCGCCTGGATGGCTTTAATGCAGCAATAAAAGGCACGGAGGAGTTTTCTTTGCACCCCCTAAGGCAGGCGATCAGGCTAAGTCCAGAAGATGCATATATTAAGGTTCTCCTTGCACTGaagcttcaggaagtaggacaagaagctgaaggagaaaagTACATTGAGGAAGCTCTGACCAAAAAGTCCTCACAGACTTATGTCTTTCGATATGCAGCCAAGTTTTACCGAAAAAAAGGCTCTCTGGATAAAGCTCTTCAGCTCTTAAAAACAGCCTTGCAGGCAACACCCGACTCCGTCTTCCTACATCACCAGATAGGGTGTTGCTACAGACAACAAATGATCGAAATAAAGGAAGCTACACAGTTGCCACGTAGCAGAgaggatgaagaaaatgcagacaGAATGATGAGATTAGCCATATTTCATTTTGAACTTGCTATACAGAAAAAGCCCACATTTACAATAGCGTATATGGATTTAGCCAACATGTATACAGAGCAAGGTGAACAGCAAAAGGTTGAGGACACGTACAGGAAAGCACTCACCCTGCATGATGGTAATAAGAGCCTATTGCAGGAGGTCCATTATCGTTATGGCTACTTTCTGCAATGTCACAAGCAATCTGACAATGAGGCAATTACCTACTATTTAAAAGCACTATACATAGAACCACAGTCAAATGCTAGACAAAAAATTCTCACTCATGGTCAGCACAGACTGCCCACGCGGAGGGACTTGTCCCACACTGTGAAAGCAACACTCACAACTACTGAATGCTCTTAA